From Pyrenophora tritici-repentis strain M4 chromosome 1, whole genome shotgun sequence, the proteins below share one genomic window:
- a CDS encoding Asp-protease-2 multi-domain protein, with protein MTEVHFVSSASIGGKPSKDFSRQLEFPGSALTRPDCWQPISTLIDTGASACFVNQSWVNQHRLDTMPVAKPIRLSLANGGEVDKLTQAVDLPVRHGSHTHNVLCYVTNIGKYDVILGMNWMDYHQPALHFGDQRSLTFAKAGCKLNCLHEGLPETVYENGVCHSHVQLVKGDYQTGDTTTKTNKDGKVTTEETMADIYLISAAAATALAAKHPDQVIWLEPAIGPSLRSPPMKTEKASA; from the coding sequence ATGACGGAGGTCCACTTCGTGTCCTCCGCCTCCATCGGAGGCAAGCCTTCTAAAGACTTCAGCCGACAACTCGAGTTTCCCGGCTCCGCTCTCACGCGACCTGATTGTTGGCAACCGATTTCTACCCTTATCGACACGGGAGCCAGCGCATGCTTCGTCAATCAGTCATGGGTTAACCAACACCGCCTAGATACTATGCCTGTGGCCAAACCCATTCGATTGTCACTAGCCAACGGCGGAGAAGTGGACAAGCTTACCCAGGCCGTTGATCTGCCCGTCCGACACGGAAGCCATACGCACAACGTCCTATGCTACGTCACCAATATCGGCAAGTACGACGTTATCCTAGGCATGAATTGGATGGACTATCACCAGCCTGCCCTCCACTTTGGCGACCAGCGATCACTCACCTTCGCTAAGGCAGGGTGCAAACTTAACTGCCTCCACGAAGGACTCCCAGAGACGGTTTACGAAAACGGAGTTTGTCACAGTCACGTACAACTAGTCAAGGGAGACTACCAGACAGGCGACACCACTACTAAGACGAACAAGGATGGTAAGGTGACGACTGAGGAGACTATGGCTGATATCTACCTCATCTCCGCTGCCGCTGCAACCGCACTCGCAGCCAAACATCCTGACCAGGTCATATGGTTGGAACCCGCCATTGGGCCAAGCTTGCGAAGCCCCCCGATGAAGACCGAGAAGGCATCGGCGTAG